From the Hippocampus zosterae strain Florida chromosome 13, ASM2543408v3, whole genome shotgun sequence genome, the window tttattgagccaaggcacatatatCACATCAGGAAAAATCTCACAGCGCACCACTCGGTAAAAGGATTCACAAGGTGTGGATATACAGCTTAATCATGTCCCTTCTGTCATCTACTGGATGAGCATGTGATTGTTTTGCCTGTAACTATATGTGGTAAGCATGAACAATTGTTAACTGGAaaataatttagaaaaaaaaggttggcatAATAACTGACATTTTGTCACTTTTCACAGAACACCTCTTCAAAGCACACTGATGTGCCACCACCGCACAGTGGTTGAAAATTCACAGCTCAAGTTCACACCATGTTGTCGTACTTGCTAATACTCACCAGCAGGGGGCACCAGCAAATGCACGAAGTGACCGTGATCCCCACCAGCTGCACCACCATCTCGATGTCATGCGACTTGGCCGAATGATGCGACCCAGGTTTCCTCCTGATCCTCGCGAGCACCAGCGTCAGTCCACTGATGGTGTTACACACCACTGCCGCAGCCAGGGAGCTCAGGCCTAGCCCAGAGAAAAGCAGCACAAATGCCACGTCCGCCTCGTGAATATCACTGAGGACTTGAATAAAGCACCAGGTGCCCGGGTCCTGATAGGTGTACGAGCCCAGCTGCAAGCAAGGCAGCAAGGCCACACACAGAGCGGCCAGCCAAATCGCACACAGGCACATTTTAGTGCGGGTGCTTGTGACCAGGGAGGAGTGCAGGAGGGGCTTGGTGACGCCCAGACAACGCTCCGCAGCCATGGCGCAACCTAGGAAGAGCGGGCACAGGCCGAAAAACACCATGCTTCCTCCCAGGAACTGGCACATGCCGTCAGAAGCGCTGGAGTCCTCCGGCCGCACGTCTCCAGAGAGGTAGAGTCTCAGAACCAGGGCGCCGGGGATCACGTGGCCCATGAAGTCCGTTACTACCAGCGAGGTAGCATAGAGGAGGAATGTGGCTTTGGAGCGCCGTCGCTGGAGCCAGTAGGCGTTGGCCAAGATGAACAGGGCCACGATGTTGGACACGATACCCAAAGTCATGGGCAACACCACCACCATGACAGCGCTGGCGGTCAGGTTTCCCCGCTGCGACATCTCAAGGGCCACCCCGGACACCGCTTCCCCTCTGCTGCCATTTGACGAACGAGGGATGAGTGACGAGGATGAAGAGTTGGAGTGGTGCAAAGCTAGCATGACTCAACGCTGATGCTCTTGTGGGCCATGACTTCCGCTATAACTTATAGAGAGTAGAAGTGacatgaataacaaaaaaaaataattacattggatagcagatcagataatggatggatagatggatgtactgtatattgtttaAAAGCTAGCTAACATTTCTTCAACTTTTATGCAGTCAAAACTTGTTCCCATAGCTTTCTGAACATTGtcaaaagagaaacaaaacgGCCAAATTAGCTTATGATAACAactggggggagaaaaaacatttacctATAGGATTACACATTTTTGAACGTCCAAAGATGTTAATTTTGAAGATGGCACAAGACAAAACACATTCATCACAAATCATTGTTGAAGGGCAAACAGCATCAAACGATACTCTTAAATAAGGCTATGGATGTggaatatcttgcttctccAAATCTGTTGCATAACTGTTAATGAATGTTCACATTCTTCCATGTCActgccgtttcttttttttaagacatgaggattttccatccattcatcgatTCATTTTTCTATAGCCTTTTTGCTAACTTTGGAAGAGAGGCAGTGTAAATCCTGAACTaattaccagccaattgcagaccATTTTTAGACAAATAGAACCTTTATCCTTACATTTACAATtattgacaatttagagtcttcactgtAACTAACATGCACGagtttggaatatgggaggaagctagaacaaaaacaagacaaaactcaaccaaaattaaaaaaataaaaacgtgcaGGACACAGAAAGCTCCGAGCACGCATGCTTTACATGATGAAAACCCGCTccataaattaatttaattggaTTTGCTAATGTTTTTCTGCGTTTTCAAGAAACACCTTTGCACTACATATTGACCAGAGATTGGTTAAAAGTGTTGTTAGTGTTGGCAATACAAATGATTGGTTCCTTAAACGATTAAGTACCGGTATGTATCTCTTAGTCGGAAAGtctaatttaaaatgaatgcgaggcaaaaataaaaaataaaaaaaattgtagtcaGTATCATATAACTCACCACTTCACGATTTGGTTGTCCGTTGCAGTCCAACATTGATAACAAAAGTAGCAATAATCCAATTTGCAATGAAAGAAATGCTTCCCCTCGGATACATCCACTGtttttacagattttttaaGAGTCGATGTCGTACACGTGGTGTTCAGTTGAAGTGTGTGAAGGTTGGGGAGGACGTTGACGTATTATAGTCTCGGGGTGGGCGTCTCTGCTAAGTGACTCGACTTACTCTCTTCGGCGTCTGCCTGCATTCGGTCTCCTTaggacagtggttcttaaccttgtgaggggtaccgaacccaaccaattcatatgcacattcaccgaacccttactgaaaaataaaaatcggattcggctgggatgggctccagcaccccccgcgaccctagtgaggatcaagcggttaggaagatgaatgaatgaaaggattcaagaagtgttccttcagttttgccggtgaGAGAcaagagttgctcaacttggcatgacaaatcatgcagataggacgCTGACTTCCATCATGTTCTGTGATgcatgttgtacatattcgtctgaaaaaaaaatttaaaaatgtatatacagtatatatatatattatattattcattcaggcggcccggtagtccagtggttagcacgtcggcttcacagtgcagaggtaccgggttcgattccacctccggcctccctgtgtggagtttgcatgttctccccgggcctgcgtgggttttctccgggtgctgcggtttcctcccacattccaaaaaaacatgcatggcaggctgattgaacactctaaaaattgtcccttaggtgtgagtgtgaggaatGTGAACATTTCCTTTGGATTTTGTCAAAgagcaaaggaaagaaaaccACAAATGAGGCATTGTGTTTGTGATCGCGGTTCTCTGTCTGCATGGGGAGGACAGGTGG encodes:
- the LOC127613777 gene encoding prostaglandin E2 receptor EP1 subtype-like, producing the protein MLALHHSNSSSSSLIPRSSNGSRGEAVSGVALEMSQRGNLTASAVMVVVLPMTLGIVSNIVALFILANAYWLQRRRSKATFLLYATSLVVTDFMGHVIPGALVLRLYLSGDVRPEDSSASDGMCQFLGGSMVFFGLCPLFLGCAMAAERCLGVTKPLLHSSLVTSTRTKMCLCAIWLAALCVALLPCLQLGSYTYQDPGTWCFIQVLSDIHEADVAFVLLFSGLGLSSLAAAVVCNTISGLTLVLARIRRKPGSHHSAKSHDIEMVVQLVGITVTSCICWCPLLIIGLMTAIRSYTGSIGEDLPNYKILLVMGVRLATWNQILDPWVYILLRRTVLRKIYLIAKCQAGLGGNLFGCLDSTSPTESEKNEVNQA